GGTGGCGGCGACGGCCCGGCCCGGGATAGTGAGTCCAGCGGTGATGTCCGGGCGGGCGGTGACCGGTACGCGGCTGATCATCGCCGCGCCGCGGTCGCCGGGCAAGGGCGGGTGTAGTACGTGGCAGCCGGCGCGGCGGAAGTGGTCGAGCAGGTAGGCGCTGCCGTCGCCCCCGCTGGTTTCGGTGAGCAGGAGAATCTGTTCCGGGCGGCCGGCGAGCCACCGCAGCAGCGGTTCGGCGCGCCGCCGCGAGGCGGCCTGGATGTTCACGGTCAGGAACGACAACACGAGGCGAGACTTTCAGGCCGCAGGGCGTCGGGCGAGCATGGGGGTCAGCGTGTCGAGAATGGCGCAGACGACCTGGTCCGGGTCCCGGTTCCGGCAGTCGATCTTCACCTGGTGCCACGACTGCCGCTTGAGGAAGTCGAAAGCCTGGTCGTAGAGCTGCAGCTCGCGTGCGGGGGTGCCGGTCGCCTCGAGCCGGGTCAGGCGCCGGCGTACGGCGAGCCGGGTGGCGATGACCCGCGGGTCGTCGACCAGGTAGACGGAGATGGCAGGCTGCAGGACGTACCGGTTGTAGCTCCAGATCTCGCGGAGGTCGACCGCGTCAACGCGCTGCAGGACCAGCGAGGACTGCACGTAACGATCGCTGATCACGATAGTGCCGGAGTCGAGCGCGGGGATGATCTCGTCCTCGACGTGCATGGTGCGGTCGGCGGCGATCGCGAGGGCGAGGGCCCGTCCGTGGATGACGGCCTCGGCCTCGCGCAGCAGTTCCCCGAGGCGGGTCCTGGTGGGTTCGGTTGTCAGGTGGACCGGCTGGCCGGTGCGGTGGCGCAGCCGCTCGGCCAGCAGCCCCGCGACCGTTGTCTTCCCGACGCCGTTGGGTCCCTCGATCACGATGAGCATGACCGGTCAGGCCCTGACAGGTTGGATCGGGATCAGCGGACGCCGGACGGTCTCGGGCGGGCACTGGTCGGCGTCGGGGCCACCGATGGGCTGGCCGGCGGCGACCACCGCCGCTGGGCAGCCCTTGCCGCAGGAGTCGCTCAACGCGCACGCGCCGCAGGTCGGGTTGGCCCCGACCTGGTAGCGGTCGTGGAAGCGGTAGCGGTCAAGGGCGTCGGCGATCTCGCCGTGGAGGATGTTGCCGACCAGGAACTCGCGGTCGGCGTGCCGTGACTGTGGTGTCCGGGCGGCGAAGACCAGGTAGGGGCAGACGGCGGTGTCGCCGTTGGCGAACACGTAGATCAGGGTGCCGGCGTCGCAGCCGGACAACGGCCGGTTGTCGTTCGGGAAGCGGATCGGCACCAGCTCGACACGGCCGGCCAGGGGCGCCGTGGCGGCGGCGATCGCCCGCATCGTCTGCTCCGGCGCGGCGAGCCGGCCGTGGGACTTCACGCCCCGGCCGAAGCTCGACAGCGGGTTCATCAGCACATACTCCGCGCCCAAGTCCGCGGCGAACGCGCACAGCTCGGCGAACTCCTCG
The nucleotide sequence above comes from Micromonospora pallida. Encoded proteins:
- the tmk gene encoding dTMP kinase, yielding MLIVIEGPNGVGKTTVAGLLAERLRHRTGQPVHLTTEPTRTRLGELLREAEAVIHGRALALAIAADRTMHVEDEIIPALDSGTIVISDRYVQSSLVLQRVDAVDLREIWSYNRYVLQPAISVYLVDDPRVIATRLAVRRRLTRLEATGTPARELQLYDQAFDFLKRQSWHQVKIDCRNRDPDQVVCAILDTLTPMLARRPAA
- a CDS encoding radical SAM protein; this encodes MSKRLVVETHASSCYFRTSVEGDERKALVQITERCNLHCAHCFVSSTQVGMDIPLEEMIETVLPRLRRARVTRLTLTGGEPFVHPHLVEICAATARMDLSVKICTNATQTSDAQIAALAALGNVRVNVSFDGFRPSSHGRFRGDRNSFAITLETTRRFADAGLLHGILSTPNVLTRPEEFAELCAFAADLGAEYVLMNPLSSFGRGVKSHGRLAAPEQTMRAIAAATAPLAGRVELVPIRFPNDNRPLSGCDAGTLIYVFANGDTAVCPYLVFAARTPQSRHADREFLVGNILHGEIADALDRYRFHDRYQVGANPTCGACALSDSCGKGCPAAVVAAGQPIGGPDADQCPPETVRRPLIPIQPVRA